The genome window cctgcccaaccccctcATTCTCAATATGCGAATGACTGACTGGGAGGGCCAGGTGTTTATAAGGGCCCCCTGATGTCAGTGGACCACTTTCTCGCTCTGAGCTTCTCTGCTACTGTAGTTGTCTTCTCCTTGCTGGACAAGACACCCTTTTGGAAGATTTATGATGGATTTTCTCCGTGCTTGCGTTTTGTGTGCTGCTGCTTTATTCACCGTCTCCAAAGCTTTCACGCACAAGGACATGAAGGATGCCCTGCTTCAAAAACTTGGACTGGATGAAGTTTCGAAAATTCACAAAAGGGATTTGGACAATCTTGTAATGCCTGCGCACATTAAGAATAAATACCTGTCAATGCTGAAGCTGCACCACGAAAGGCGGCGCAGGTCTCTGCCAAGCTTGGCGGGGATTCTGAGGGGAATCCCAGGAAATGCAGGTAAGATCATTTTCTAGTAGGCCTGCTTGAGACATAAATACAtctgattatatatttttttatatataaaaaatagcAATATATTGCTTGGATGTTATACATACTTGTTGCAGACCGAGTTTGGCACAGGTGCACAAATGACTGTTTTGTGTACTCACATTTTGTTTGCACTCATATAGTTTCAACCCATTCATGTTAGTGAGAATTTTAGACTCAATACTTAATAATTTCTATGTTCTGTTCCATTAGACATCTATGGGGAGTTTGTGTACTCGGACACCACTCGGCAACGGATGGTCTTTGACATGGACACCCGCATCCCCCATAATAGCGAGGTGACCATGGCCGAACTGAAACTGTATAAGAAAACCCCTCCTCACAAGCGCTCCATGCCGGAGAAGAGGAACCACCGTCCGGTTAACAACGCCAGAGTCTCCATCTACTGGGTAGAGATGCTGGAGAACGGCTCCAAcacaacatctctggtggactcGCGGTAAGATTTTACGCAAAGCCATGTCATGTCCAGATCATTTCCTTTAGGCAATGTGTTGTTCTTTGTTCTTATAATGTAGAACCTATGTGCAAGGTTTTTAATCAACCATTTATTTCCCGTAGGTTGATCCCCATCCACGAGACAGGCTGGATAAGCTTTGATGTCACCCAGGGTGTGCACTATTGGTCAAAGACGCAGCAGAAAACACCTATGAACCTGGAGGTGTGGATCGAGGGCGAGAGACCTGGCAGCTACGCGGCAGAAATGGCCAAGAGTGTCCACTTTACCACCCAGGACCAGACGGAAAACACCTTGGGAAAACCTGAACTGATCCTCTACACACTCAACCTCGAAGAGTTTGTGTAAGGCGCGCTTTGTTATGCAGATtcagaatatttttttatattgttaCGTCGATCCAGTAACAATTACCCTACCTTTACGCATCAATTAGTGCAAGTTAACTAACGACTCCCTATTCATTTTCTGCTTAGGTCTCGAGGTGACTGTGAAATCAATCCAGATAAGGACACGTGCTGCAGAGAAAAATACTTCATCAATTTCCGCGCGCTCACGTGGACCCAGTATTGGATAATCGAACCCGCGGGCTACCAGGCCTACCGATGCGCTGGGGGGTGCAAGCAGCCCAAGCGCAACTACGGCTACGGGGAGCGGAAGTGTACCATCGCGGAGAGCGCCCCGCTGCCCATGATGTACCTGGTCAAGAAGGGCGACTACACGGAGATAGAAGTGGCCGAGTTCCCCAACATGATCGTGGAGTCGTGTGCCTGCACTATGGACAACATCTCCATAGTTTGAAGTCAAGCGTTGAGGACTGGGCAGGTCACCTCCAAATGAACTCCAACTACTTTTCTATTGAAAATGGGAATACAATAAGAGGGAGCATGACAGATCTCTCGAGACATATTCTATTCACAAGCACTTTGTAAATAATTAATTCAGAATTTAGACTTTATGAGTTGTATACTGTATTACTCAGAAGAAACGGTCTGATTTTGTCtcaaatgttatatttttaaGCTGTAAATACTATGGATGATTTCagaattaaatatatattttttttttattaagaagTCTGATTTTGTTATTATTTTCCACAAGGCACGATTGGCAAAATCACACTGTCAGGCTATAGACCTCAAGGCATCTTTACATCCATCATACTGTCAGGCTATAGACATCAAGGCATCTCTACATCCATCATACTGTCAGGCTATAGACATCAAGGCATCTCTACATCCATCACACTGTCAGGCTATAGACCTCAAGGCATCCTTACATCCATCACACTGTCAGGCTATAGACATCAAGGCATCCTTACATCCATCACACTGTCAGGCTATAGACATCAAGGCATCTTTACATCCATCACACTGTCAGGCTATAGACATCAAGGCATCTTTACATCCATCATACTGTCAGGCTATAGACATCAAGGCATCCTTACATCCATCACACTGTCAGGCTATAGACATCAAGGCATCTCTACATCCATCACACTGTCAGGCTATAGACCTCAAGGCATCCTTACATCCATCACACTGTCAGGCTATAGACATCAAGGCATCCTTACATCCATCACACTGTCAGGCTATAGACATCAAGGCATCTTTACATCCATCACACTGTCAGGCTATAGACATCAAGGCATCCTTACATCCATCACACTGTCAGGCTATAGACATCAAGGCATCTTTACATCCATCATACTGTCAGGCTATAGACATCAAGGCATCTCTACATCCATCACACTGTCAGGCTATAGACATCAAGGCATCCTTACATCCATCACACTGTCAGGCTATAGACATCAAGGCATCCTTACATCCATCACACTGTCAGGCTATAGACATCAAGGCATCTTTACATCCATCATACTGTCAGGCTATAGACATCAAGGCATCTCTACATCCATCATACTGTCAGGCTATAGACATCAAGGCATCTCTACATCCATCACACTGTCAGGCTATAGACCTCAAGGCATCCTTACATCCATCACACTGTCAGGCTATAGACATCAAGGCATCCTTACATCCATCACACTGTCAGGCTATAGACATCAAGGCATCTTTACATCCATCACACTGTCAGGCTATAGACATCAAGGCATCTTTACATCCATCATACTGTCAGGCTATAGACATCAAGGCATCCTTACATCCATCACACTGTCAGGCTATAGACATCAAGGCATCTCTACATCCATCACACTGTCAGGCTATAGACCTCAAGGCATCCTTACATCCATCACACTGTCAGGCTATAGACATCAAGGCATCCTTACATCCATCACACTGTCAGGCTATAGACATCAAGGCATCTTTACATCCATCATACTGTCAGGCTATAGACATCAAGGCATCTCTACATCCATCACACTGTCAGGCTATAGACATCAAGGCATCCTTACATCCATCACACTGTCAGGCTATAGACATCAAGGCATCCTTACACCAATATCACTATGTCAGGCTATAGACATCAAGGCATCCGTACACCCACCATGCTATGTCAGGCTATAGACATCAAGGCATCCTTACATCCATCACACTGTCAGGCTATAGACATCAAGGCATCCTTACACCAATATCACTATGTCAGGCTATAGACATCAAGGCATCCGTACACCCACCATGCTATGTCAGGCTATAGACATCAAGGCATCCTTACACCAATATCACTATGTCAGGCTATAGACATCAAGGCATCCTTATACCAATATCACTATGTCAGGCTATAGACATCAAGGCATCCTTACACCAATATCACTATGTCAGGCTATAGACATCAAGGCATCCTTATACCAATATCACTATGTCAGGCTATAGACATCAAGGCATCCTTATACCAATATCACTATGTCAGGCTATAGACCTCAAGGCATCCTTACACCCACCATGCTATGTCAGGCTATAGACATCAAGGCATCCGTACACCCACCATGCTATGTCAGGCTATAGACATCAAGGCATCCGTACACCCACCACGCTATGTCAGGCTATAGACATCAAGGCATCCTTATACCAATATCACTATGTCAGGCTATAGACATCAAGGCATCCTTACACCCACCATGCTATGTCAGGCTATAGACATCAAGGCATCCTTACACCCACCACGCTATAGCCATCAAGGCATCCTTACACCCACCATGCTATGTCAGGCTATAGACATCAAGGCATCCGTACACCCACCATGCTATGTCAGGCTATAGACATCAAGGCATCCTTACACCCACCACGCTATAGCCATCAAGGCATCCTTACACCCACCATGCTATGTCAGGCTATAGACATCAAGGCATCCGTACACCCACCACACTATGTCAGGCTATAGACATCAAGGCATCCTTATACCAATATCACTATGTCAGGCTATAGACATCAAGGCATCCTTACACCCACCACACTATGTCAGGCTATAGACATCAAGGCATCCTTACACCCACCATGCTATGTCAGGCTATAGACATCAAGGCATCCTTACACCCACCACGCTATGTCAGGCTATAGACATCAAGGCATCCTTATTCCCATCATACTATGTCAGGCTATAGACATCAAGGCATCCTTAAATTAATATcactatgtcaaatcaaatccaactttatttgtcacatgctccaaatacaacaaccctaccgtgaaatgcttacttacaagcccttaaccaacagtgcagttcaagaagagttaagaaaatctatatatttttttaatatttaaaaaataacaaggctatatacagggggtaccggtactgagtcaatgtgcgggggtacaggttagtcaggctatagcCATCAAGGCATCCTTACACCCACCATGCTATGTCAGGCTATAGACATCAAGGCATCCTTACACCCACCATGCTATGTCAGGCTATAGACATCAAGGCATCCTTACACCCACCATGCTATGTCAGGCTATAGACATCAAGGCATCCGTACACCCACCATGCTATGTCAGGCTATAGCCATCAAGGCATCCTTACACCCACCACGCTATAGCCATCAAGGCATCCTTACACCCACCATGCTATGTCAGGCTATAGCCATCAAGGCATCCTTACACCCACCACGCTATGTCAGGCTATAGCCATCAAGGCATCCTTACACCCACCACGCTATGTCAGGCTATAGCCATCAAGGCATCCTTACACCCACCATACTATGTCAGGCTATAGCCATCAAGGCATCCTTACACCCACCACGCTATAGCCATCAAGGCATCCTTACACCCACCACGCTATGTCAGGCTATAGACATCAAGGCATCCTTACACCCACCACGCTATGTCAGGCTATAGCCATCAAGGCATCCTTACACCCACCACGCTATGTCAGGCTATAGCCATCAAGGCATCCTTACACCCACCATACTATGTCAGGCTATAGCCATCAAGGCATCCTTACACCCACCACGCTATAGCCATCAAGGCATCCTTACACCCACCACGCTATGTCAGGCTATAGCCATCAAGGCATCCTTACACCCACCACGCTATGTCAGGCTATAGCCATCAAGGCATCCTTACACCCACCATGCTATGTCAGGCTATAGCCATCAAGGCATCCTTACACCCACCATGCTATGTCAGGCTATAGCCATCAAGGCATCCTTACACCCACCACGCTATGTCAGGCTATAGCCATCAAGGCATCCTTACACCCACCATGCTATGTCAGGCTATAGCCATCAAGGCATTCTTACACCAATATCACTATGTCAGGCTATAGCCATCAAGGCATCCTTACAcccatcacacatacagtacacttgtCTCCAGGTAAGCCTACACCTTGTCTCCCTATTTAGCACTGTATTTAGTTGGTACTAAGTCAATAACAGATCTGACTAATAACTTCTTTCAGTGAAGGAGCATTAGGTATGCGCTGGCATGGTTAAACAGATTTGGTGAGCGCCATTCACATCAGCTTCCTGACTGAGTGTGCTGGCTGTTTGCTTCCAATAGGGAGCAGACACTGTCACAACATCTCAGAGCGTATATTTACATCTGGTTTAGCAGATAAATAGGCCCCAGACATAGTCCTGCGGAGAGATCTCTATAGACAATATCAAGGCTCAATTTGCAGCCTGCGAGGGGGGTCTTGTCATTTTAATGGGGGTACATAAGGCTTTAGAGCTGAGGGCAGTCTGGGTACACATCTCGAAGTCAATACCAAGAGACAATCCCAGGCACCCTGTTGTGTGCTCCTGGTTTGGAAAAGCAGCTGGTGTCATCCAGACTTCTGAAATGTTAGATTCAGCAGCAATAGGCAGCTAGGTTTCCTTTTACATCACGTTCAGATATAAAGTTAACCTTTAGGGCAGGTTTCTCAGTCACCGATTAAGCCTGATCTTGGACTAAAAAGTACTTTTAATGGAGAGATTCTAAATTGATATTTTTAGTCCAGAACTAGGATTAACTATGTCCGGGAAACCTCCCCTTGGAGATTGAGGGAGAATCTCTAGTTtgtacaataaaaaaatatacttaaAAAACATAACTGAAACACAAAATATcaaaaaaaaattcaataaaaAGAGATCTCAGCAGGGAGATAAGCCAAAAGTTACCTACAACTTAATGAGTATATTAAATTGAATAGTACTCAGTTAAGTAATACACATTGCTGAAACAAATTActttaatgaaaaatgtatctgtTTGGTTGAGTTATTTTTCACTTGCATTATCACGAAGCATAACGGAAATCAGTTCATGGTCATCCATACAATTTGGAATGATGGAGAAGAAAAAAGGTGGTCAACTATATACAGTACACcatgttcagaaaatgttaaaTAAGCTAATGAAACAATCACAAAATGGACTCGCAATACAATTGTTTGTTTTCAGTGATCTAGAAACACAATGTTATTATAGTGGAACACACATCACTTTAACACTGCTGGTAGGCTACTCGGCCTGAGCTGTATGAGGTTAAATGTAAGAGCTGCCATTGTCCAGCTACACCGCCACCAATTCATTTGATCAGAGGGTTCACACAACTTAACCATTTGACTGACTTGGTTTGAACCTGGATCATCTGTGacaagactgttagcccactgatCTTAAGCCAACGCAGTAGCATTCGGGAGTTAacgcaagtcttcaggtctctgGAAcctccattacacacacacactacagaaggAGAGTTTTGAATGTTTGAATGTCGCTCACATCTAGTATCAGTGAGGGTATTGGTGGGTATACACTGACATTACGTAGCCCTTTATTTGCTGGTGTAAATGCAAACTGCTGTAGTTTTTACCACCACCCATTTTCAATACAGCATACAACTGAGTGTTGAACATGTGCTAAACCAGCCACATAATTTATACTCTTCCATTAAAACAGTGGTTTAAATTAGCATGGCCCCAgatgtttgtgctcttgccatcTCCCAttgacaatgagtgacaaggagttggcatgatagcacagactggcactcaggctaggtTCAAATAGCACAGAACATTAAACGTAAACAATGGGAAAATGTTTTGTTTGGTCATGTAGGACTAGCCTAATGTGTAGTCTTATTTACAACGCAGCAATCAAAGCTTAACCAGGTTATAAAAATGCCACAACATCAAATAAACGTATggaaaaattaaattaaaaaaaggaAGCACACTTCAATCTACACCCGAGAAGCAAGCCTCGTCAGGTTCCACAATCAGTAACGTGCCCTAAATATCAAGACATATACAAATCACAAAATGACAATATCAAAAAGGCATAATGTAGTGCTAAAATGGCTTCCAATATCCTACGGAAACAACAGTCCTATAGAAATGACTTTGCTCAAATAGTTATTTAAAGTACAATGCATCCAGATGAACAGGGGTGTCATCAAAAACGGAAAACTTTTGCAACGAAAAACTAGTTTCTATTGGAAGAACTCCGGTTTCTATAGGTCCCTCCCCATTTAATTTGCCCCCTAGGAAATACACCCCTAGTCGCCCTTGCAAAAGATACTCAATAGGAATAAACTATCATCGAAGATGAAAAGAAACTAGTTGTGCATCAACGATGGATGAATTACATCATAATGTGAAGCGCCAACTGTGGTGAGATGAGGGCGGATGTCGTTGTTTGAAGTAGCAAACCAGGCCAATGCCCATTCAAAAGGTACTTTAGGTAACCTTTGAACTCAATTAAAAGTCATAGGCCATAGAAGTTTGTAAAAAAGCAAATATGTTGTTTATTGTAGATCTATGGAGTTTAGATTACATGCTTGACGTTATAATGAAAAATAACAATAGACAAATCTAATAATGGCGTTTGACGCGAAATAACTGTTTGTTGCTTACGGACTACATATACAATCACTAACAATAATATTGCTACCATGcctcaaaagatggttcctttcagTTAGTAGTAAGTGTTCTCACTCCTTATACAACAAACAATATTTACAtttagtaaaaaaagaaaaagaaaagaaaaagcacAACCATGAAAATCTTTCAAACATGTCACTGAAGCAGAGCAAAAATGTTGTGGTATATTTCTCAAACACGGgatttttaaaagcatgggatTTCTTTAAAATTTGGAAAAATATCATAAAATGTACAAAACCAAATGAAAAAACCCATAAAGCTTCAAAGAGACTCCTTTCCTCATGTGGAATGTTGCTCCATAGTCTTGTcgtattttttgtttttaatttaaaaGTTGGttctagaaaaaaaaaaaaacaggtggTGGGCGAGACGGACGTCTGTGGCTAGTGGTGGGTTTCCATTATTTTCCACCAGTCCTTTTGATCAGAAAGTCTTTAATAGTATCCTGGCTGATACTGCTGTCTCCATGGCTTCTGGTTCCATAACTGGGGACAGAGATACAGGGAGTTAGACGCAGACAGAAATAAAtagactaaaataaataaaatttaaaaaacacacggcaaatgtctgccctgctagagccgcCCCTGTCAACcgagtgctgttattgtgaagaggaaacatctaggagcaacaatggctcagcagcgaagtggtaggccacacaagctcctCGATTGAAACACTCATCACCAAGTtccaaaactgcctctggaagcaacgtcagcacaagaactgtttgtcgggagcttcatgaaatgggtttccatggccgaggtgctgcacacaagcctaaatgcatgtgcaatgccaagcatcagctggagtggtgtaaagacattggactctggagcagtggaaatgcattctctggagtgatgaatcacggatcaccatctagcagtctgacggacgaatctgggtttggcggatgctaggagaacactacctgcccgaatgcatactGCAAACTGTAACGTCTGTTGGATGAGGAATACTTGTCTGGGGCCATTTtacatggttcgggctaggcctctgagtttgtggcaacagtttggggaaggccctttcctgtttcagcatgacaatgcctccgtgcacaaagcgaggtccatacagaaatgttttgttaagatcagtgtagaagaacttgagTGGCCTGCGCAGAGCACAGACCTCAATCCCCTCGGAAACCTTTAGTattaattggaatgccgactgtgagccaggcctaatcgtccaacatgagtccccgac of Salmo trutta chromosome 1, fSalTru1.1, whole genome shotgun sequence contains these proteins:
- the LOC115167266 gene encoding left-right determination factor 2-like codes for the protein MMDFLRACVLCAAALFTVSKAFTHKDMKDALLQKLGLDEVSKIHKRDLDNLVMPAHIKNKYLSMLKLHHERRRRSLPSLAGILRGIPGNADIYGEFVYSDTTRQRMVFDMDTRIPHNSEVTMAELKLYKKTPPHKRSMPEKRNHRPVNNARVSIYWVEMLENGSNTTSLVDSRLIPIHETGWISFDVTQGVHYWSKTQQKTPMNLEVWIEGERPGSYAAEMAKSVHFTTQDQTENTLGKPELILYTLNLEEFVSRGDCEINPDKDTCCREKYFINFRALTWTQYWIIEPAGYQAYRCAGGCKQPKRNYGYGERKCTIAESAPLPMMYLVKKGDYTEIEVAEFPNMIVESCACTMDNISIV